In Solanum pennellii chromosome 3, SPENNV200, a single window of DNA contains:
- the LOC107012519 gene encoding hexose carrier protein HEX6-like, translated as MAGGLVVAANDGEEYHGKLTCFVILASMMAAMGGLIFGYDIGISGGVTSMEPFLKKFFHHVYIKMKEDKEVSNYCKFDSELLTSFTSSLYVAGLFATFVASSVTRAYGRKVSILLGGANFLAGAALGGAASNIYMLIIGRVLLGVGVGFANQAVPLYLSEMAPSKYRGGFNNSFQLSVGIGVLIANLINYGTEKVKGGWGWRVSLAMAAVPASILTLGALFLPDTPNSLIQRTNDHEKVKRLLQRVRGTDDVQAELDDIMVASEISKTIKHPFKNILQRKYRPQLVMSVAIPFFQQVTGINVIAFYAPILFRTIGLGVSASLLSSVITGAVGIVTTGLSMLIVDKVGRRGLLIFGGIQMFVTQMMVGGLMGAKLGDHGGLSKGWAFVILVLICIYVAGFGLSWGPLGWLIPSEIFPLEIRSAGQSISVSVNFLFTFLVGQTFLAMLCHFKFGIFFFFGVWVAIMTAFVYFFLPETKNLPIEKMDRVWREHWFWNRIVK; from the exons atgGCAGGGGGATTAGTGGTAGCAGCAAATGATGGAGAAGAGTACCATGGAAAGCTGACATGTTTTGTAATATTAGCTTCTATGATGGCTGCTATGGGTGGTCTAATCTTTGGATATGATATTGGAATTTCAG GTGGAGTAACATCTATGGAGCCATTTCTGAAAAAGTTCTTTCATCATGTGTACATTAAGATGAAAGAAGACAAAGAAGTTAGTAACTACTGCAAATTTGATAGTGAATTGTTGACATCATTCACATCATCTCTTTATGTGGCTGGTCTTTTTGCTACTTTTGTTGCCTCATCAGTCACCAGAGCGTATGGTCGCAAGGTGTCGATCCTTCTTGGAGGAGCTAACTTCCTTGCTGGTGCAGCCCTTGGTGGAGCTGCTTCTAATATCTATATGCTTATAATTGGTAGAGTTTTACTAGGTGTTGGTGTTGGTTTTGCCAAtcag GCTGTACCGTTGTATTTGTCAGAAATGGCACCATCCAAGTACAGAGGAGGATTCAATAACAGCTTTCAACTAAGTGTAGGAATTGGAGTTTTAATAGCAAATCTCATAAATTATGGCACTGAAAAGGTCAAAGGTGGTTGGGGATGGAGAGTATCTCTTGCTATGGCTGCAGTCCCAGCATCCATTTTAACATTAGGCGCGTTGTTCCTCCCAGATACCCCCAACAGCTTGATTCAACGAACAAATGATCACGAAAAGGTTAAAAGATTGCTGCAAAGAGTCAGAGGCACTGATGATGTACAAGCAGAACTTGATGATATTATGGTAGCTAGTGAAATTTCAAAAACTATCAAACACCCTTTCAAGAacattttacaaagaaaatacAGGCCTCAACTTGTCATGTCCGTGGCGATACCATTCTTCCAACAAGTCACAGGAATTAATGTGATTGCATTCTATGCTCCTATCCTGTTTCGAACGATTGGACTAGGTGTAAGTGCATCTCTTTTATCTTCTGTTATAACAGGAGCAGTAGGAATTGTGACAACAGGTTTGTCAATGCTGATTGTTGATAAAGTTGGCCGAAGAGGGCTGCTGATATTCGGAGGCATACAAATGTTTGTTACACAAATGATGGTAGGAGGGTTAATGGGGGCTAAGTTAGGGGATCATGGTGGATTGAGTAAAGGTTGGGCCTTTGTGATTTTGGTGTTGATATGCATCTATGTAGCTGGTTTTGGTTTGTCATGGGGCCCATTAGGATGGTTAATTCCAAGTGAAATATTTCCATTGGAGATAAGATCAGCTGGACAAAGTATTTCAGTATCAGTGAACTTTCTCTTCACTTTCTTGGTTGGTCAAACATTTTTAGCCATGTTGTGCCACTTCAAGTTTGggatcttcttcttttttggagTTTGGGTGGCAATAATGACTGCATTTGTCTACTTCTTTTTGCCAGAGACCAAGAATTTGCCTATTGAGAAAATGGACAGGGTGTGGAGGGAACACTGGTTTTGGAACAGAATTGTAAAATGA